Proteins encoded together in one Lathyrus oleraceus cultivar Zhongwan6 chromosome 5, CAAS_Psat_ZW6_1.0, whole genome shotgun sequence window:
- the LOC127079277 gene encoding beta-adaptin-like protein B — protein MKSPILTEPEDIVDYNRDTVPNKDIILGGERVNIPFPCDCINDDFLAHIFSYDVQTGDIYASVAGSNYANLTNVQWLRNFNTYPPNSIPDTRTLNVMINCSCGDKVIAAMTVGKDVSSLFTDMVNLNTFVKDSQDPNPLIRALAVRTMGCIRVDKITEYLCDPLQRCLKDDDPYVRKTAAICVAKLYDINAKLVEDRGFLESLKDLISDNNPMVVANVVAALAEIQDNSSRPIFEITSHTLSKLLTALNECTEWGQVFILDALSRYKAADAREAENIVERVTPRLQHANCAVVLSAVKMILQQMELITSTDVVRNLCKKMAPPLVTLLSAEPEIQFVALRNINLIVQRRPTILAHEIKVFFCKYNDPVYVKMEKLEIMIKLASDRNMDQVLLEFKEMH, from the exons ATGAAATCCCCAATTCTCACCGAACCAGAAGACATAGTTGATTACAACAGAGACACCGTCCCTAACAAAGACATAATTCTTGGCGGCGAAAGAGTCAACATTCCGTTCCCGTGTGATTGCATCAACGACGACTTTCTTGCTCATATTTTTAGTTACGATGTTCAAACCGGAGACATATATGCTTCTGTTGCTGGATCCAACTATGCTAATTTAACCAATGTTCAATGGTTGAGAAACTTCAATACTTATCCGCCGAATAGTATTCCTGATACTAGAACGTTGAATGTTATGATTAATTGTTCTTGTGGAGATAAAGTGATTGCTGCTATGACTGTTGGAAAGGATGTGTCGTCGTTGTTCACAGACATGGTGAATT TAAATACATTTGTGAAAGATTCTCAAGATCCAAATCCTTTAATTCGTGCCTTAGCTGTGCGGACAATGGGGTGCATTCGTGTGGATAAAATTACCGAGTATTTGTGTGATCCCCTTCAAAGATGTCTAAAGGACGATGATCCATATGTTCGCAAGACAGCAGCCATTTGTGTAGCAAAGCTCTATGACATTAATGCAAAGTTGGTTGAGGACAGGGGATTTTTGGAATCGCTGAAGGATTTGATATCTGATAATAATCCAATGGTTGTAGCTAATGTTGTCGCGGCACTTGCTGAAATTCAGGACAATAGCAGTAGACCCATCTTTGAGATCACTAGCCATACACTGTCAAAGCTCCTCACTGCGTTAAATGAATGTACAGAATGGGGTCAAGTTTTTATATTGGATGCTCTATCTAGATACAAGGCTGCTGATGCGCGTGAGGCAGAGAACATTGTAGAAAGAGTTACGCCACGGTTACAGCATGCCAATTGTGCAGTTGTACTATCGGCTGTTAAGATGATCCTTCAACAAATGGAGCTCATCACCAGTACTGATGTGGTCCGGAATCTTTGCAAAAAGATGGCCCCTCCTCTTGTGACATTACTCTCAGCAGAACCTGAGATACAATTTGTTGCCCTGCGAAATATCAATCTTATTGTACAAAGAAGACCGACAATTCTTGCACATGAAATTAAGGTGTTCTTCTGCAAATACAATGATCCTGTCTATGTGAAAATGGAGAAATTAGAAATTATGATAAAGCTTGCTTCAGACCGAAATATGGACCAGGTTTTATTGGAATTTAAGGAAATGCATTAA